Proteins from a single region of Aureibacter tunicatorum:
- a CDS encoding polyamine aminopropyltransferase codes for MRYKSGILKLALFATGLAGIVAEYTLSTLATYFLGDSVLQFTMIVSIMLFSMGLGSRLSKLINDDLMIAFISIEFILSIICSFASIITYLFSAFIPDLVGFIIYFMSIVIGLLIGMEIPLVIRLNEKFEELKVNISSVMEKDYYGSLLGGVFFAFVGLPYLGLTYTPFVLGSVNFIVALALTYVVWQSFGQAKRVKIVFGGMAIAVSLLGGLIFAKDIVEYGESRRYKDPLVYSEQSAYQRIVMTASDEGFWLFINGNQQLSSVDEVMYHEPLVHPVMGLIDQPKSILIMGGGDGCAIREVLKYPSVEEIILVDLDPAMTDLGKENPLLRNLNQSAFFSDRLEVVNDDGFAYLEKMRRKFDAIIIDLPDPKSVELSRLYSREFYRLCYSRLEEHGVMITQAGSPYYAERAFKCIEATVSHAGFTSVPLHNQVVTLGEWGWILGAKNISRKDLINDIKNISLKNINTKWLNEDGLKMICSFGKTVFEGVESKVEINAIHNPVLPRYYEAGFWDVY; via the coding sequence ATGAGGTATAAGTCGGGAATTTTGAAGCTTGCTTTATTTGCTACAGGTTTGGCAGGGATAGTAGCGGAATACACTTTGTCAACTTTGGCGACATATTTTTTGGGTGATTCGGTTTTGCAGTTTACAATGATCGTATCGATCATGTTGTTTTCAATGGGCTTGGGAAGCCGGTTAAGCAAATTGATTAATGATGACTTGATGATTGCTTTTATTTCCATTGAGTTTATTTTGTCAATTATCTGCTCTTTCGCTTCCATCATAACTTATTTATTTTCCGCTTTTATTCCTGACCTGGTGGGCTTTATAATATATTTTATGAGCATAGTGATTGGGTTGTTGATAGGCATGGAGATTCCGCTGGTAATTCGCCTTAATGAAAAATTTGAAGAATTGAAGGTGAATATTTCATCCGTGATGGAGAAAGATTATTATGGTTCATTGCTTGGTGGTGTATTTTTCGCATTTGTCGGCTTGCCGTATCTAGGTTTGACATATACGCCTTTTGTATTGGGGAGCGTGAACTTCATAGTGGCTTTGGCTTTGACCTATGTAGTCTGGCAGTCTTTCGGACAGGCTAAAAGAGTGAAAATTGTCTTTGGAGGGATGGCTATCGCGGTTTCTTTATTAGGAGGCTTAATCTTCGCTAAGGATATTGTCGAATACGGCGAATCAAGAAGATATAAGGATCCTTTGGTGTATTCTGAACAAAGCGCTTATCAGAGAATTGTAATGACCGCATCGGATGAAGGTTTTTGGTTGTTTATAAATGGGAATCAGCAATTAAGTTCTGTGGATGAAGTAATGTATCACGAGCCTTTAGTGCATCCAGTAATGGGTTTGATCGACCAGCCTAAGAGTATTTTGATTATGGGTGGAGGAGATGGATGCGCTATTAGAGAAGTGCTGAAGTATCCCAGTGTTGAAGAGATCATTTTGGTGGATTTAGATCCAGCGATGACAGACTTAGGCAAAGAAAATCCCTTGTTAAGAAATTTGAATCAGAGTGCTTTTTTCAGCGATAGACTGGAAGTTGTTAACGATGATGGTTTTGCTTATTTAGAAAAAATGCGCAGAAAGTTTGACGCTATAATTATCGACCTTCCTGATCCTAAATCTGTTGAACTGTCGAGATTGTATTCCCGAGAATTTTATCGATTATGTTATAGCAGACTTGAAGAGCATGGTGTGATGATTACTCAAGCTGGAAGTCCATATTATGCAGAGCGTGCGTTTAAGTGCATTGAAGCTACTGTAAGTCATGCTGGTTTTACTTCCGTGCCTTTGCATAATCAAGTTGTAACGTTAGGGGAATGGGGATGGATTTTGGGAGCTAAAAACATTTCCAGAAAGGATTTGATAAATGATATAAAAAATATATCATTGAAAAATATAAATACGAAGTGGTTGAATGAAGATGGCTTGAAAATGATATGCTCATTTGGGAAAACTGTCTTTGAAGGTGTTGAATCAAAAGTGGAAATTAACGCGATACACAATCCCGTGCTTCCTAGGTATTATGAAGCAGGCTTTTGGGATGTATATTAA
- a CDS encoding DUF350 domain-containing protein: MDISNLLNGILASLVYLGASFVLVVLGKIAYQIFHPNISVKHELVEKDNLAFSVAHVGYFVGLLLAIGAAISGESNGLLNDFIQIELYGIVAIVLLNLSVYINDKIILSKFDIKKEIITDQNVGTGAVDAAISISTGLIIMGAIIGDGGDILTAIYFWLIGQAILILTSFVYNLITPYDIHEHIEKNNIAVGIGFGGALIAIANLIRNGLATEFYSWQESLMLLGFEVLLGLIFLPLARLMTDKILLPGRNLTDEIVNQDKPNVGAALIEAFSYIGGSTLICWAI; this comes from the coding sequence ATGGATATCTCTAATCTATTGAATGGTATTTTGGCTTCCTTGGTTTATTTGGGAGCAAGCTTTGTCTTAGTGGTTTTGGGTAAGATCGCTTATCAAATTTTCCATCCTAATATCAGCGTCAAGCATGAATTAGTGGAAAAAGACAATTTAGCTTTTTCTGTTGCCCATGTTGGTTATTTCGTTGGACTTTTGCTGGCTATAGGAGCGGCTATTTCTGGCGAGTCAAATGGGTTGTTGAATGACTTTATACAAATAGAGCTGTACGGAATAGTAGCTATTGTGCTCTTGAATTTATCTGTCTATATTAATGATAAAATTATCTTGAGCAAATTCGATATCAAGAAGGAAATAATTACAGATCAGAATGTAGGAACTGGGGCAGTAGATGCGGCTATTTCAATTTCTACTGGTTTAATTATCATGGGTGCCATCATTGGAGATGGAGGAGATATCTTAACAGCGATATACTTTTGGTTGATAGGTCAAGCGATATTAATATTGACAAGCTTTGTTTATAATCTGATTACCCCTTATGATATTCATGAGCATATTGAAAAAAATAATATAGCTGTGGGAATCGGATTTGGAGGGGCTTTGATCGCAATTGCCAATTTGATTAGAAATGGTCTTGCTACTGAGTTTTATAGTTGGCAAGAGAGTTTGATGCTTTTAGGTTTTGAAGTGTTGTTGGGACTGATATTTTTGCCTTTGGCAAGATTGATGACGGATAAGATCCTCTTGCCGGGTCGAAATCTGACAGATGAAATTGTTAATCAAGACAAACCTAATGTTGGAGCGGCTTTGATTGAAGCATTTTCATATATAGGAGGTTCAACGTTAATTTGCTGGGCAATTTAG
- a CDS encoding DUF4178 domain-containing protein: protein MGLFDFFNKKKDEPSYDPTNLKLSDLNVGFIVEYDMQNWEVKKAFEYDWGNNCFTKEFQLFDGKEYIYLSVDDNTEMELSVTRPVKIRHIEEDLPEYIVSRETPPSKISYEGVTYFLDEDSAGYCKEFGEDEGSWAELINWDFYDKSEEKILSITQWGEKEFEASIGTVVKEFQFSNIIPSNKA from the coding sequence ATGGGATTATTTGATTTTTTTAATAAAAAGAAAGATGAGCCTTCATATGATCCGACAAATTTAAAGTTGAGTGATTTGAACGTTGGTTTTATCGTGGAGTACGACATGCAAAATTGGGAAGTGAAGAAGGCCTTTGAGTATGACTGGGGGAATAATTGCTTCACAAAGGAGTTTCAGTTGTTTGATGGCAAAGAATATATTTATTTGTCAGTGGATGATAATACCGAAATGGAATTATCAGTGACGAGGCCAGTGAAGATTAGACATATTGAAGAAGATCTTCCAGAGTATATTGTCAGCAGAGAAACTCCGCCTTCCAAGATCAGCTATGAGGGTGTTACTTACTTTCTTGATGAAGACAGCGCTGGATATTGCAAAGAGTTTGGCGAAGATGAAGGTAGTTGGGCTGAGCTGATCAATTGGGACTTTTACGATAAATCGGAAGAGAAAATACTTTCCATAACTCAGTGGGGAGAAAAGGAGTTTGAAGCTTCAATTGGAACTGTGGTGAAGGAGTTTCAATTTTCTAATATTATTCCTTCGAATAAAGCTTAA
- a CDS encoding PspA/IM30 family protein, protein MNIFKRLFKIGQSEAHAAVDKLEDPIKLTEQGIRDMKKDLDSSLKSLAEVKAMAIRARNDFETYNNKAKDYESKAVQLIKRAETGDMAADEADRLASQALVKKGENEQHATRSKAERDKFELSVTQLEQNVRTLRQNISKWENELKTLKARVKVSNATQKLNKQLAQIDSSSTVSMLEKMKDKVAEDEALAESYGEIANESKSVDDEIDKALESSSSSAASDELAALKAKLKGNS, encoded by the coding sequence ATGAACATTTTCAAAAGGTTATTCAAGATAGGACAATCGGAAGCCCATGCAGCGGTGGACAAATTGGAAGATCCAATTAAATTGACAGAGCAAGGAATCAGAGATATGAAAAAGGATCTTGACTCTAGTCTTAAGTCTTTGGCTGAAGTAAAAGCAATGGCTATAAGAGCCCGCAATGACTTCGAGACTTATAACAACAAGGCAAAAGATTATGAGTCTAAAGCCGTACAATTAATTAAAAGAGCTGAAACAGGCGATATGGCTGCTGACGAAGCGGATAGATTGGCTAGCCAAGCTTTGGTAAAGAAAGGTGAAAACGAGCAACACGCTACAAGATCGAAGGCGGAAAGAGACAAATTTGAGCTTTCTGTGACTCAACTTGAGCAAAATGTTCGCACATTGCGCCAGAACATTTCCAAGTGGGAAAATGAGTTAAAGACTTTGAAGGCTAGAGTCAAAGTAAGCAACGCGACTCAAAAACTTAACAAGCAATTGGCTCAGATCGATTCATCAAGCACTGTGTCTATGTTGGAAAAAATGAAAGACAAAGTTGCTGAAGATGAAGCTTTGGCTGAGTCATATGGAGAAATTGCCAACGAGAGCAAATCTGTAGACGATGAAATCGACAAGGCATTGGAGTCTTCTTCCAGTAGCGCTGCATCAGACGAGTTGGCTGCGTTGAAAGCTAAACTTAAAGGAAATTCATAA
- a CDS encoding rhomboid family intramembrane serine protease has product MKVTYNSPVVLTYAFLSVIVMILGYMTGFRSMSYFMVGSHMDFLNPLDYFRLFSHVLGHSNWSHLLGNFTFILLLGPLLEEKYGSKQLLVMILFTALITGILNILLFDHGLLGASGIVFMMILLSSIVNAQEHTIPLTFILVAVLFLGKEVFDIFKNDQVSQFAHIIGGVCGAVFGFFALKKRVF; this is encoded by the coding sequence ATGAAAGTAACTTATAACTCTCCTGTAGTGCTTACATATGCATTTTTAAGTGTGATAGTAATGATTCTTGGCTATATGACAGGTTTTAGGTCTATGAGCTATTTTATGGTCGGCAGTCATATGGATTTTTTGAATCCCTTGGATTATTTCAGATTATTTTCACATGTATTGGGGCATTCCAACTGGAGCCATTTGTTAGGCAACTTCACCTTTATTTTATTGTTGGGCCCTTTGTTGGAAGAAAAGTATGGATCAAAGCAGTTGTTGGTAATGATATTGTTTACCGCTTTGATTACTGGTATTTTGAACATCTTGTTGTTTGACCATGGACTTTTGGGAGCGAGTGGAATCGTGTTTATGATGATACTTCTGAGTTCGATAGTCAATGCGCAAGAACATACCATCCCTCTGACATTTATTTTGGTAGCGGTATTATTTTTAGGGAAAGAGGTGTTTGATATTTTTAAAAATGATCAAGTTTCTCAATTCGCTCATATTATTGGAGGCGTATGCGGAGCAGTGTTTGGCTTTTTTGCTTTAAAAAAGAGAGTCTTTTAA